The following proteins are co-located in the Deltaproteobacteria bacterium genome:
- a CDS encoding type II toxin-antitoxin system VapC family toxin: MDANIICYHIVQTPPLSDPCTQFIKRIESGLIRASTSSVVVAETIHKVMLAEAIQRHGLDHRGLAHRLQRQRKLIADLKEHRKVSALIRALSIHVEPVTLNILERAAVLSVQHQLLTNDAVSVAVMEKLGLSHLATNDDNFDSVVGLTVWKPRSQ; the protein is encoded by the coding sequence GTGGACGCCAACATCATTTGCTACCACATCGTGCAAACGCCACCACTTTCCGATCCATGTACGCAGTTCATCAAAAGGATTGAAAGTGGCCTGATCAGAGCTTCAACTTCATCTGTTGTCGTTGCCGAGACCATCCATAAAGTGATGCTCGCCGAAGCCATCCAGCGCCACGGACTCGATCATCGCGGACTTGCCCACAGATTGCAGCGACAGCGGAAACTCATCGCGGACTTGAAAGAACATAGAAAAGTGTCGGCTTTGATTCGTGCGCTCTCGATACACGTTGAGCCGGTCACGCTCAACATCTTGGAACGCGCCGCAGTCCTCTCTGTCCAGCATCAGCTGCTTACGAACGACGCCGTGTCTGTTGCTGTTATGGAGAAACTCGGACTTTCTCATCTGGCAACGAACGATGATAACTTCGACTCAGTTGTAGGTCTGACAGTTTGGAAACCAAGAAGCCAGTAA
- a CDS encoding antitoxin family protein: protein MNIIIEAVYESGVLRPLSPLPSLKEHDRVRITVEQPSIVDEMQGKIAIDPAVAQEIIESADYSGLES from the coding sequence ATGAATATCATCATTGAAGCTGTGTACGAGTCCGGGGTTCTAAGGCCGCTTTCTCCGTTGCCCAGCCTCAAGGAACATGACCGAGTGCGCATCACAGTCGAACAACCCAGTATTGTTGACGAAATGCAGGGCAAGATTGCGATTGACCCTGCAGTCGCTCAAGAGATCATCGAAAGCGCTGATTATAGCGGCCTTGAGTCGTAG